The genome window CGACGGCATCCGCAACGCCTTCGACCCGAGAAAGGCGGAGTGATCCCATCATGATGCTCGAAGTCAAAGACCTGCGCACCTACTTCCGCGTCGGCACCGGCCAGGTGGCCGAGGCGGTCGATGGCGTCAGCTTCGGCCTCGAACGCGGCAAGACCCTCGCTTTGGTCGGCGAGTCGGGCTGCGGCAAAAGCCAGACCGCGTTTTCCATCATGCGCCTCATCGCCGACAACGGCTACCATCCCAGCGGTAAAATTTATCTCGATGGGCGCGATCTGACCGGCCTCGACGAAGAAAGCATGCGCCGCATCCGCGGCAACGACATCGGCATGATTTTTCAGGAACCGATGACCTCGCTCAATCCGCTGTACCGCATCAGCAATCAGTTGGAAGAAGCCCTGCGCATTCATCGCCAGATGCAAAAAGGCGCAGCGCGTCAACGCGCCATCGAACTGCTCGATCAGGTCGGCATTCCCGATCCCGGCCAGCGCATCGATGATTTTCCGCACCAGCTTTCAGGCGGCATGAAGCAGCGGGTGATGATCGCCATGGCGCTGGCCTGCGAACCGAAACTGCTCATCGCCGACGAACCGACGACGGCGCTCGATGTCACCATCCAGGCGCAGGTGCTGAAGCTGATGGCCGACCTGCAAAAGAAGATGGACATGGCCATTCTACTCATCACCCACGACATGGGCGTGGTCAACCAGATGGCGGACGACATCTGCATCATGTACGCCGGGCGCATTGTCGAGCACGGTTCGCGCGAAGCCGTGTTCCGCAACCGGGCGCACCCGTACACACGGCGGCTGTTCGACTCGATTCCCAAACCCGGCGACGCGCCGTATCTGTTGAACACCATCCCCGGCATGGTGCCCCCCGCCACCGAGTATGGAGAAGGCTCCCTGTTCGCCGACCGCTGCCAGTTTGTCATGGATGTGTGCCGCCGCGTGGACAGCCCCATTTATACGGTCGAGCGCGGCCACACGGTGCGTTGTCATCTATACGAATCCCAAACCGGCAATGCGGTGGAAGCGGACGCGGTGCGCATCCCGGCGCCGCCCAAACCCAAAACCCCGGAAACACTGCTGTCCATCAAGGCACTCAAAACCTGGTTCCCAGTGCGCAAGGGCGTGTTTCGCACCGTATCGGCGCATGTGAAAGCGGTCGATCATGTCGATCTCGATATCCAGCGCGGCTCGACGGTGGCGCTGGTTGGCGAATCGGGATGCGGCAAGACCACACTCGGCGAATCCATCCTGCGCCTGAACCGCGACACGCGGGGGTCGGTCCGCTTTAAAGGTCAGGACCTGATGGCTCTCGCCAAAGACCAGATCAAGGCCCTGCGCAAATACATGCAGATCATTTTTCAGGATCCGTTCGGATCGCTGTCGCCGCGCATGCGCATCGAAGACATCGTCGGCGAAGGTCTGGACGTGCATTTCCCTCATCTGACACTGCAGGAGAAGAAGGACCGAATCGGCAAGGCGCTGCAGGAAGTGGGACTGGGGCCGGCTGCAGTGGACCGGTACCCTCACGAGTTTTCCGGCGGGCAGCGGCAGCGCATCAGCATTGCGCGCAGTCTGATTCTCGAACCGGAGTTTCTGGTGCTGGACGAACCGACCAGCGCGCTCGATGTTTCCGTGCAGGCGCAGGTGTTGAATCTGCTCAGGGAGTTGCAATCGGCGCACCGGTTGACTTACCTGTTCATCACCCACAACCTGAGCGTCGTGGAATACATGGCGGATGTGGTGGCGATCATGTACCTCGGCCGCATCGTGGAGTACGCACCGGCCAAAAACCTGTTCGCCCGCCCGTTGCATCCTTACACGCAAACCTTACTGAACGCGGTGCCGACCCTGGGCGAGCGCAAACCGTTCGAGGCCGTGGTGGGCGATGTGCCCTCACCGCTCAATCCGCCGCAAGGCTGCCATTTCCATCCACGCTGTCCGATTTTCCGCAGCGAGCCGGAAGGGTCGCCGTTGCGCAAACGATGTCTGGAGCAATACCCGGATCTGGAAATCAAAGACAGGGAAGCCTATGCAGCCTGCCATGCTGTGGGGTAAAAAAGAAAAAAGGAGAGGTTGACGGTTCCCCGTCGTGAAACAAGTGAGGTGAAACTGGGAAGAATCAGGTGTTTTTGGCTTTGGTTTTCTCGGAGATGAAATAGAACAGAAAACCGAGCACGGCCACACCGACAAGGCCACCTACCAACAGGCAATTGAGGTTATCCACCACCATGGTTCAATCCTTGGAAATCAGGAATAGGGTCTAGGGATAGGGTCTCAGGAAGCCGGGGCATCCCGCTCCCAAAAAGGCTTAAAAATACAGTTTTAAAGGCCCCGGCGCAAGCTTTTTTTGGTGCGTGGAGGCGGGCCTCGAACCGCTTTCAGGCAAAGCCTTTACAGGGGATCGCGTGGCGGCCCCGAATCTCCACGCTGCACGACGGAAACCGCCGGCCATCGAAACTCCTTGCAATCCGCTGCCGGATTTGGCGAATCTAAATAAGTAGAGGGCATTCTCAACTTCCAGCACCGAGAGGAGCCAGTCCATGCGCATTCTCTATCCCTTTGCCAAGCGGTTCATCGCCGGAGAAAATCTCGAAACCGCTCTCAAAAATATTTATAAACTCAACGACAACGGTTACCTGTGCACCATCGACGTGCTGGGCGAAGACACCCACAACCCCGGCCAGGCCGAAAACGCGCGGGACGAATACATCGCGCTGCTGAAAGCCATCGAGACCCACCACATGCCGCTCGACCTGTCACTGAAGTTGAGCCAGATGGGCCTCAGCATCGACCCCGCCCTCTGCCGGAAAAACGTGGAGGCCGTCATCGATGCCGCCGGGCAGCACACGGTGCGCTTCGACATGGAAGGTTCCAATCTCACGCAGGCCATTCTCGACATGTGCCTGGAGCTGCACCAACCGCACAGCAACCTCGGCATCGTCGTGCAGGCCTACCTGCACCGCACCGAAAAAGATGTCGCCACCATGATCGACAAACAGATCTCGGTGCGCCTGTGCAAAGGCGCGTACAAGGAACCGGCGGACATCGCCTTTCAGGACATGCAGGCCATTCGCGAAAACTTTCTGAAACTGGCGCATCCGCTTTTGAAAGAAGGCCACCTGCCCGCCATCGCCACGCACGATGAAACGTTGATCCGCCACATCCTCCAATTCATCGAAAAGGAAAAGATCGCGCCCGAAACTTTCTATTTTGAGTTGTTGTACGGGGTGCGGCGGGATTTGCAGAAGCACCTGCTCGATCAGGGCTACCAGGTGCGCATCTACGTGCCCTATGGCAGTGCGTGGTTGCCGTATACTTTGCGGCGGCTGGCGGAGCGGAAGGAAAACATCCTGTTCGTCATCAAAAGCCTGGTGCAGGAAACGCTGGGTTTGGGCAAGCTGGGAAAATAGAGATTCAGACCAGACCCAGGGCACCGGCCTGGCGGTCGGCTTCGAAAGAACTGCGCACCAGCGGCCCGCTCTCCACGTGATCGAATCCCATCTCCTCACCGATCCGTTTGTATTCGGCAAACGCGTCGGGATGGATGAACTCGACCACCTCCAGATGGTTGCGCGTCGGCCTCAGGTACTGGCCGATGGTGAGGATCTGACAGCCCGCGTGCAACAAGTCCTTCATCGTCTGCAGGACCTCGTCGCGGCGTTCGCCCATGCCCAGCATGAGGCTGCTCTTGGCAATCACCCCGGCCTGGCGGGCCACGGAAATTGTATCCAGCGACCACTCATAGCGGCACTGCGGCCGCACGGTTTTTTGCAAGGAGGCCACGGTTTCGATATTGTGCGCCAACACATCCGGCGCGGCATCGCACACCGTCTGAATCGCTGTGGTGTCGCCTTGAAAATCCGGAATCAGCGCTTCGATCTTGAGCTCCGGGCAGCGTTGGCGAACCTCGCGGATGGTTTCCGCCCACAAGCCCGAACCGCCGTCTTTGAGATCGTCGCGGTCCACCGACGTGATCACCACATAGCGCAGGTTCAGCTTGGAAAGCATCTGCGCGACCTCGACCGGTTCTTCCCGGCGCGGCGGCAGCATGTGGCCGGTATCGACATCGCAGAATCGGCAGGCACGCGTGCAGGTGTTGCCCAGAATCATGATGGTCAATGTGCCCCGGTCCCAGCATTTGCCGATATTGGGGCAGGACGCCGATTCGCACACCGTATGCAGGCCGTGTTCCCTCACCAGCGATTTGAGATGAAAAAAACTGGGATTTTTCGGCAGGGGGGTTTTCAACCACTCCGGAAGACGCATAGAGTAAATTTTTTCAACAGGTTCGGGGTCATTTTTGATTCCCGGAAGGGGAATCGATAGTATAATCGAAACTCAGCGAAGGCCGTATCGCAGGCGTCGTTTGCGCTCGCCGGGCCACCCACTCTTCGGATTCTACCAGCAAACATGAAAATCATCCACCGCTACATTTTCACGGAAATGTTCAAGATTTTCCTCATCAGCACCCTCGCCCTGACCACGGTGCTGTTCATGGACAAGATCTTGTTCATCACCGACCTCGTGTTCAATCGCGGCGTCACCCTGCCGGAAGTGATGCAGATGATTTTTTACATCACCCCCGGGTTTCTCGGACTGACCATTCCCATCGGCGTGCTGGTGGCGGCGGTGGTGGTGTTCAACCAGTTGTCGGCCGACAACGAGTACGTGGTCATGAAGGCTTCGGGCTGGAGTTTCCTGTACCTGTTGCGTCCGGTATTTTTTTTCACCATCCTGGCCTACATCATCACCAACCTGAACATGTTTTATTTTCTGCCGTGGGGGGGGCAGCAGTTTCAGAAAATGGTGTACGACATTGTCCGCACCCGCGCCAACATCGATATCAAGCCCAATGTCTTCAACAAGGATTTTGAGGGCCTGACGGTATTCGTGAACGATAAGGAAAGCAACCACGAACTGCGCGGTATTTTCATCGCCCACAACGCGGATCAGAAAGACGCCAAAATCATCCTGGCGAACGAAGGCACCATCGTTTCCGACTCCGCCCATTTCCGCATCCACTTGCAGCTGCGGGACGGTTCCATTCACGACGCGAACAAGCCCGGAACCCGCTATCAGATCATCAAGTTTCAACGTTACGATCTCAACCTCGACCTGCCGACAGCGGGAAAAATGCGGGAAAGCGGTCTCTTCAAACACAAGGACAAATCGGTATCGGATCTATGGCAGCTCATCCGGGAAAAAAAACAGGCCGGGGAGCCTGCGAGCTTTGAAGAGGTCGAGTTGAGCAAAAAGTTCTCGATACCCTTCACCTGCCTGCTGTTCGGACTGATCGGCGCGCCACTCGGCATCAAGTCCAGCCGCTCCGGCAAATCCGGCGGATTCGTGGTCGCGGTGGCGATCATCCTGCTGTATTACATCGGCCTGATCACGGCGCAGAATCTGGGAAAAGGGGGTGAAATTCCGGGACTCCTTTCCGTCTGGATCCCCAACCTCATTTTATTTTTCTTCACCGCCTATGTATTATATAAAGTGAACAAGGAGATTCCATTTACCCTTGTGGACCGGGTGACCGATGGGTATTTGACCTTGCTGGAATTCATAAAACGATTGCGGTCCGGCACTCAAAAAATCGAATCGCGTCACACGCCCTGAGAATTTTAACCGCGAGAGGAAGCTCTTATGTTGACCGCACGCGACATCATGACCGACAAGGTGATCACCGTTCAAAAAGACCTGACTCTGCGCGATCTGTCCGGACTGTTTCTCGAACACCGGGTCAACGGGTTTCCCGTGGTGGATGAAGCGGGCACGCTGATCGGCGTGGTCACCGAGACAGACCTCATCGAGCAAAACAAAAATCTGCACATTCCCACCGTCATTGCGTTGTTCGACGCGGTCATTTATCTGGAAAGCGACGAAAAGTTTGAAAAAGAAGTCAAACGCTTTACCGGCACACGAGTGGACGACATTTATCAACAGGATGTCAAAACCGTTACGCCCGATACCGAGATGGGGGAAGTGGCCGCCATCATGGCCAACCACGACATCCACACCCTGCCCGTTGTGGAAAACGATTCGCTGGTGGGCGTGATCGGCAAGGTGGATGTGATCCGCGGCATGAGCCAGTCCTGAATAAAAAGTTTGGTCTTTTCTTTCCACCCGAATCGAGCTATAACAGGAGAGTTAGTTCCCTGTGACTTTTACGTGCTGCAGAAGGAGGTGTCCCTATGCGCACTCGGGTACGAATTCTATCGTTCATCTTCTTGATCGTGCTGGCTCTCTCCACCGTTGCCCTCACCCAATCCTCGGCGGTGGTTCTCAAAACCCCCCTGGGCATCTCACCGGAAAAAGCCGCGTATTACATCCATGCGGTGATCGAAGCCGACCGCACCATTTACTCCCAATACCTGGTTGACCGGCTGAAAGAAACCGTCAACCTCAACGCCACCGAAAACTGGAAGAAGGACAAGACCCTACCTCTGCCGGCGCAGTTTCTTTTGATGTCGTCGGAACGGGTTCGCTCCAAAAACGTGGGGTTGGATTTCCGACTGATGAGTCTCTGGCCTATCAATAAAACCCATGAGGCCAGGACTGAAAACGAGAAAAAGGGATTGCAGGAGGTCATCAAGAACCCTGATAAACCCTATACCTGGATACGCAAGACCGACAACGAACTCACTTACAATGCCGTCTATGCCGACAAAGCCGTGGCCAAACGCTGCGTGAGCTGCCACAACAACCATCCGAAAAGTTCGAAGCGCGATTTCAAACTGAACGACGTGATGGGCGGCATTCTGCTGGCGTTCCCCATCAACCAGACCCTCGACGAAGACAACAATCCGACCTATCACGTGCCGCCTGAAGTGGTGACCGACTACATCCACGCCATTCTGGAAGCGGACCGCATCGTGTACGCACGGCACGTGGTCAATCGCCTGCAAAAAGAAAACGTGATTTATTCGTCGGAAAACTGGTGGGAGGAGAACACGCTGCTGCTGCCCGCGCAGTTCATGCTGAATGCGTCGGACCTGATCCGCAACCTGCGGTTGGGGCTGGACTACCGGTTGATCAGCCTGTGGCCCATCAATCCGCAAAACGGAGCCGCCGACAAATTTGAGCGGGCGGGACTGGAGTCGGTGGCGTCGTATCCGCTACGGCCTTACATCCGCACCACCTACGTCGGCGACCAGAAATTTTTTCAGGCGGTGTACCCGGACCTGGCGGTGACGCCTTCTTGCGTGGAATGCCACAACGCGCACCCCGGAAGTCCCAAACACGATTTCAAACTGTATGACGTGATGGGGGGAATCGTGATGAGCATTCCACTGGATCACGACTGACGGCTTTTGTGCCGCTTCCAGGCCTGGGCGATGAACTCATTGAACAGGGGGTGCGGCTCCCGTGGTGAGGATTTGAATTCGGGGTGAAACTGCCCGGCCAGAAACCAGGGATGGTCGTTGAGTTCGACGATCTCGACCAGGTTGCCGTTGGGCGAAATGCCGCTGATGCGCATGCCCGCCTCTTCCAGCTGAAACCGATACTTGTTGTTGAACTCGTAACGATGCCGGTGGCGTTCGGAAATTTCGCGCTGCCCGCCGTAGGCCTTGTACGCGAACGAGCCTTTGCGCAATTGACACGGGTATTCGCCCAGCCGCATGGTGCCGCCCTTGTCGCCGTTGGCCTCCTGATCGGACATCAGGTCGATGATGGGATGCGGCGTCTCCGGAACGAACTCGGCGCTGTTGGCATTTTCCAGACGCGCCACGCTGCGCGCAAACTCGACC of Nitrospina watsonii contains these proteins:
- a CDS encoding ABC transporter ATP-binding protein is translated as MMLEVKDLRTYFRVGTGQVAEAVDGVSFGLERGKTLALVGESGCGKSQTAFSIMRLIADNGYHPSGKIYLDGRDLTGLDEESMRRIRGNDIGMIFQEPMTSLNPLYRISNQLEEALRIHRQMQKGAARQRAIELLDQVGIPDPGQRIDDFPHQLSGGMKQRVMIAMALACEPKLLIADEPTTALDVTIQAQVLKLMADLQKKMDMAILLITHDMGVVNQMADDICIMYAGRIVEHGSREAVFRNRAHPYTRRLFDSIPKPGDAPYLLNTIPGMVPPATEYGEGSLFADRCQFVMDVCRRVDSPIYTVERGHTVRCHLYESQTGNAVEADAVRIPAPPKPKTPETLLSIKALKTWFPVRKGVFRTVSAHVKAVDHVDLDIQRGSTVALVGESGCGKTTLGESILRLNRDTRGSVRFKGQDLMALAKDQIKALRKYMQIIFQDPFGSLSPRMRIEDIVGEGLDVHFPHLTLQEKKDRIGKALQEVGLGPAAVDRYPHEFSGGQRQRISIARSLILEPEFLVLDEPTSALDVSVQAQVLNLLRELQSAHRLTYLFITHNLSVVEYMADVVAIMYLGRIVEYAPAKNLFARPLHPYTQTLLNAVPTLGERKPFEAVVGDVPSPLNPPQGCHFHPRCPIFRSEPEGSPLRKRCLEQYPDLEIKDREAYAACHAVG
- a CDS encoding proline dehydrogenase family protein; the protein is MRILYPFAKRFIAGENLETALKNIYKLNDNGYLCTIDVLGEDTHNPGQAENARDEYIALLKAIETHHMPLDLSLKLSQMGLSIDPALCRKNVEAVIDAAGQHTVRFDMEGSNLTQAILDMCLELHQPHSNLGIVVQAYLHRTEKDVATMIDKQISVRLCKGAYKEPADIAFQDMQAIRENFLKLAHPLLKEGHLPAIATHDETLIRHILQFIEKEKIAPETFYFELLYGVRRDLQKHLLDQGYQVRIYVPYGSAWLPYTLRRLAERKENILFVIKSLVQETLGLGKLGK
- the lipA gene encoding lipoyl synthase gives rise to the protein MILSIPLPGIKNDPEPVEKIYSMRLPEWLKTPLPKNPSFFHLKSLVREHGLHTVCESASCPNIGKCWDRGTLTIMILGNTCTRACRFCDVDTGHMLPPRREEPVEVAQMLSKLNLRYVVITSVDRDDLKDGGSGLWAETIREVRQRCPELKIEALIPDFQGDTTAIQTVCDAAPDVLAHNIETVASLQKTVRPQCRYEWSLDTISVARQAGVIAKSSLMLGMGERRDEVLQTMKDLLHAGCQILTIGQYLRPTRNHLEVVEFIHPDAFAEYKRIGEEMGFDHVESGPLVRSSFEADRQAGALGLV
- the lptF gene encoding LPS export ABC transporter permease LptF, encoding MKIIHRYIFTEMFKIFLISTLALTTVLFMDKILFITDLVFNRGVTLPEVMQMIFYITPGFLGLTIPIGVLVAAVVVFNQLSADNEYVVMKASGWSFLYLLRPVFFFTILAYIITNLNMFYFLPWGGQQFQKMVYDIVRTRANIDIKPNVFNKDFEGLTVFVNDKESNHELRGIFIAHNADQKDAKIILANEGTIVSDSAHFRIHLQLRDGSIHDANKPGTRYQIIKFQRYDLNLDLPTAGKMRESGLFKHKDKSVSDLWQLIREKKQAGEPASFEEVELSKKFSIPFTCLLFGLIGAPLGIKSSRSGKSGGFVVAVAIILLYYIGLITAQNLGKGGEIPGLLSVWIPNLILFFFTAYVLYKVNKEIPFTLVDRVTDGYLTLLEFIKRLRSGTQKIESRHTP
- a CDS encoding CBS domain-containing protein: MLTARDIMTDKVITVQKDLTLRDLSGLFLEHRVNGFPVVDEAGTLIGVVTETDLIEQNKNLHIPTVIALFDAVIYLESDEKFEKEVKRFTGTRVDDIYQQDVKTVTPDTEMGEVAAIMANHDIHTLPVVENDSLVGVIGKVDVIRGMSQS
- a CDS encoding Tll0287-like domain-containing protein — its product is MRTRVRILSFIFLIVLALSTVALTQSSAVVLKTPLGISPEKAAYYIHAVIEADRTIYSQYLVDRLKETVNLNATENWKKDKTLPLPAQFLLMSSERVRSKNVGLDFRLMSLWPINKTHEARTENEKKGLQEVIKNPDKPYTWIRKTDNELTYNAVYADKAVAKRCVSCHNNHPKSSKRDFKLNDVMGGILLAFPINQTLDEDNNPTYHVPPEVVTDYIHAILEADRIVYARHVVNRLQKENVIYSSENWWEENTLLLPAQFMLNASDLIRNLRLGLDYRLISLWPINPQNGAADKFERAGLESVASYPLRPYIRTTYVGDQKFFQAVYPDLAVTPSCVECHNAHPGSPKHDFKLYDVMGGIVMSIPLDHD